The Sander vitreus isolate 19-12246 chromosome 5, sanVit1, whole genome shotgun sequence genome includes a region encoding these proteins:
- the LOC144518133 gene encoding betaine--homocysteine S-methyltransferase 1-like, protein MDSKEEKRGILERLNAGEVVVGDGGYVMQLERRGYVKAGHWTPEAAVEHPEAVRQLHREFLRAGANVIQTFTFYCSEDKLEISGNVTNITGAQINEAACDLAREVANEGDALVAGCVSKTPCYVKSHSETEVKAIFKKQMDDFLKKDIDFFIVEFVDHVEEAVWAVEVLKTSGKPVGATLCISPHGDMHGVPPGQCAVRLVKAGADIVGVNCHLDPLTCVQTVKLMKAGLEKAGLKAHLMIQPLGFHTPECNIGGYTSLPEYPFALETRAMTRWDIHKYAREAYNAGIRYIGGCCGFEPYHIRAIAEEVAAERGFLPPASEKHGLWGAALEMHTKPWVRARARREYWENLLPASGRPKCPSMATPADDYEKQLETKIQM, encoded by the exons gGTATCCTGGAGCGACTAAATGCTGGGGAGGTGGTTGTAGGAGATGGAGGTTATGTGATGCAGCTAGAGCGACGTGGCTATGTGAAGGCTGGGCACTGGACACCTGAGGCTGCTGTTGAACATCCTGAAGCAG TTCGGCAGCTGCACAGGGAGTTCCTGAGAGCAGGAGCCAATGTGATTCAGACATTCACCTTCTACTGCAGTGAGGATAAACTGGAGATCAGTGGCAATGTCACCAACATCACC GGGGCCCAGATCAATGAGGCAGCCTGTGACCTGGCCAGGGAGGTAGCCAATGAGGGTGATGCATTGGTCGCTGGGTGTGTGTCTAAGACTCCCTGTTATGTGAAGAGTCACAGTGAGACTGAGGTCAAGGCCATCTTTAAGAAACAGATGGATGACTTCCTCAAGAAGGACATTGATTTCTTTATAGTGGAG TTTGTTGATCATGTGGAAGAGGCAGTGTGGGCAGTGGAGGTGCTTAAGACCAGCGGTAAACCAGTGGGTGCAACACTGTGCATCTCCCCTCACGGAGACATGCACGGAGTCCCACCTGGACAGTGTGCTGTCAGGCTGGTCAAAGCTG GAGCTGACATTGTTGGCGTAAATTGCCACTTGGACCCTCTGACATGCGTTCAAACAGTGAAGTTGATGAAAGCAGGGTTAGAGAAAGCTGGTCTCAAAGCACATCTCATGATCCAGCCGCTgggttttcacacacctgagtGCAACATCGGCGGATACACCAGCCTACCCGAATACCCCTTCG CATTGGAGACCAGAGCAATGACCCGCTGGGACATCCATAAGTATGCCAGAGAGGCGTACAATGCTGGAATTCGCTACATTGGTGGCTGCTGTGGATTTGAGCCCTACCATATCAGAGCTATAGCAGAAGAAGTGGCTGCAGAGAGGGGATTCCTCCCACCAGCTTCAGAGAAGCACGGACTTTGGGGAGCTGCTCTGGAGATGCACACTAAACCCTGGGTCAGAGCCAG GGCTCGTCGGGAGTACTGGGAAAACCTTTTGCCTGCTTCTGGACGTCCCAAATGCCCTTCCATGGCCACACCAGCCGATGATTATGAAAAACAGCttgaaacaaaaatacaaatgtga